GTATCTCGGCTTGTTTGGGTTGCTCTGTACAAATGTGCTGAGGCTTGGGTTCTAGGCTGGCTTACCTATAGCTAGTTAGCTTACATGATGGCCGCCGGTGGCCACGCTGCCGCGGAGCACCGCATACAGATACCAGCTGCCCCGGCGTCGCAGTCGGGACCAGCTGATCATAAGGcggtcgccgcggcgccggAGAAGTGGCTGAATTACTTTCTTCGCTTGCTCGCGGTGATCGAAAGCGTGGGCAACGCCTTCGGCACGCTGGCCTTCACCTGGGCCACCGTCGTCCTGCTGGGTGGCTACCCAACCGTTCTCAAGCGCGATTTTGGTATTGCGACTGCGATAATTTTCCTAGAAGCCACGAGGTATGTATATATGCAACGTCTCCTGGTCTTGGCCATGTTTGGCTCACAAGAATTTGGATAGATGGAATTCCATTTCTAACACGTTGATAATCTAATTAGATTCAAAGGTTGATTTACCTGAAATTGCAACCTTACAAGGTAGCAATTAATCGTGTCAAAGGTGTTCAATAAGATTTCTGAAcgtttcaaacttttttaaatgAAACTAACTTTTGAGAATCGAATAATTGGCTCGTATGTGGTTTTGTAGTCTGTATGTTTCAATTCCCTTCtgtttaattatattattacaCGATATATCTACTTTCAGGATGTTCACCCGCAACAATAGGCTGGATTATCAATTGTTCTTCCGGACGAGAGGTGCCTTTAGACCACTGGGCTGGAACGGGCTGATGGTAATCGTATTCTTCTCCGTTTCTATGGTGTCCACGGTTGTTTGGGACGCACGCCGGCCACGTATAGTATTTCCAATTATGGTAGTATTGTTTGCGGTTGGCCAGTTTCTATGTGCTGGAGTTCTAGGACTGCGCCTACGTATCAACAGTCGGTTACGCCGTCAGATGTCGCTGTGGAGCCCCATGGTTGCAATCTTATTGCTGGCTTCCTGTATTTGCAGAAGCTCGCTACTGGCCATATGGATAGTATATGGTGTGCTCCTTGTGGTTGTGCTCCTAGTGACTATTAGCAGGTTGCAATTCCCAATTATAATCAACCGAGTACATGGTGCTTTGGGCCGCAAATACGTATTTTGGCGCCCATTTATCCTATACTCGTGCATGCTCGCTGCAATTGTGTTGCCGATGTTCATGATTGATAAATTATATCGATATGCGATCATCGTCCTCGACATATCTGCCTTGGTCATTGTGTCCTTCGGCAACCTACAGATTCCAGCAGCACTCGTGCGTGTTGTGCTCGCGGCGTTGGGCTTTGATCAAGAGGACTACGATGGTCACGGTGACACGACAAATCTTCCCCAATCTCTAACTATCTTCTATGGGATGGTGCTTGGACAAGGACTACTTTACATCATTGCCGCAGTATTGgaggtcttctcgttcatcccTCGGATACACCTCGTCCGCCGTGGTGGATTTACAGGTCGATGGGGAGCAGAATCTGTTGATATGTACTACGCATACGCCTATGACAAATACATGGAAGGAGGTCTGTTTGCTCCAAAGAGGATCAGCCTCAGCAACTTTGCCATGGATTCTCTGAATTCGGACCTGTCCAAGAATCAGCTATACGGTGTCCAGATGATGCATATATTTCTGCAAAATGGTCTGACCAAGGCACGGTTGCTGGAGAAACTCACCACTTCAACGCAGACGATGGCCAGGTTAATCAGCATGTTGGACTGGAGTAGTAGACATCATCGTGCAACTATCAGGTTATATGCCGCCAAGGTCACTGCCGAGCTTGCAAAGAACCTCCGAGTTGAAACTGTCCCTGGGACACTGCAGCTTGTATCTACGCTTCTGGATGCTGATGGAAAGCCAAAAAGAGGACACCCACTCCTGGATGCAGATGATGATCAAGATCATTTTGTTGATATAGCAGATAGACAAGATAAAAGACATGATATAGCTGGTAACCAAGGGCAGAGACGAGAGCCGATTGGGGACACCAATAACCTGCTGGAAACACCAACCCGATCAACACACATCAACGACCAAAGATACATACCTAGAATTTGGCAGAGGATACTGGAGTACTGGTCGATTCCCAAGGAGCAGCCATTGACAGACGATGATCTCCTCCCTGCACTAGGCATGTCAATCATTTATAGCCTTGCTGGCTGTGATCAAAATAATTGTGTGGAAATAGACAGAGTAACTGATCTGATCCCCAATATAATTGGATTCACAAGCTTCAGAAGTGCAATGGTAAATTCCGAAGCACAACAGAAGGTTCTCTTAAAGTCATCGTTGAAGGTACTGCAGAGGCTCACAAGCATTGAAGGGGAAATTGGCATAACACTGCGGTACAAGATATCAAAACATCCCTTCTTACTGCGAAACCTTGCAGAGATCTTGCGAGACAATAGCAGCAACAAACAAGAACTAAGGAAGCTCGTGGTAGGAATCCTCAGAAACCTTGCCATTGACAGACACACAAGGCAAGAGATGGGACAAATGCAAATGCTCATTACCACGCTGATCAAGGCATTCCTCGATTTTAAAGGATTATTTAGTTCAGATGTTGATTGCTTGCTGCCAAAGGTCGCCGGGCAAGCATTGGTAATGCTGTCATCAGAAAATTCGCATAACTGCTTTGTTATGTTGAAGGAACCAGATTTCATTCATAAACTAAAAAATATGATCCTAATCCATGGtgataaatacatatatgtggCAGCGAGTCTATTGCGTAATATGTGCCTGTATGCTCAACATGAGCTCACAGAATCAGACCAAAAGGAACTATCTCACACATTGCGAGAGGTGAGCCCTGCTCATACATACTACAAGTCCAATATAGAGGTGTATAGCATGCCGTATCATTTTTGCATTCACTGTCTATTAATTTTTGTCTTTGTTTTGCTATTTTTGGTAAAAAGAAGGGGGCATTTA
The window above is part of the Oryza sativa Japonica Group chromosome 7, ASM3414082v1 genome. Proteins encoded here:
- the LOC4344126 gene encoding uncharacterized protein, which encodes MMAAGGHAAAEHRIQIPAAPASQSGPADHKAVAAAPEKWLNYFLRLLAVIESVGNAFGTLAFTWATVVLLGGYPTVLKRDFGIATAIIFLEATRMFTRNNRLDYQLFFRTRGAFRPLGWNGLMVIVFFSVSMVSTVVWDARRPRIVFPIMVVLFAVGQFLCAGVLGLRLRINSRLRRQMSLWSPMVAILLLASCICRSSLLAIWIVYGVLLVVVLLVTISRLQFPIIINRVHGALGRKYVFWRPFILYSCMLAAIVLPMFMIDKLYRYAIIVLDISALVIVSFGNLQIPAALVRVVLAALGFDQEDYDGHGDTTNLPQSLTIFYGMVLGQGLLYIIAAVLEVFSFIPRIHLVRRGGFTGRWGAESVDMYYAYAYDKYMEGGLFAPKRISLSNFAMDSLNSDLSKNQLYGVQMMHIFLQNGLTKARLLEKLTTSTQTMARLISMLDWSSRHHRATIRLYAAKVTAELAKNLRVETVPGTLQLVSTLLDADGKPKRGHPLLDADDDQDHFVDIADRQDKRHDIAGNQGQRREPIGDTNNLLETPTRSTHINDQRYIPRIWQRILEYWSIPKEQPLTDDDLLPALGMSIIYSLAGCDQNNCVEIDRVTDLIPNIIGFTSFRSAMVNSEAQQKVLLKSSLKVLQRLTSIEGEIGITLRYKISKHPFLLRNLAEILRDNSSNKQELRKLVVGILRNLAIDRHTRQEMGQMQMLITTLIKAFLDFKGLFSSDVDCLLPKVAGQALVMLSSENSHNCFVMLKEPDFIHKLKNMILIHGDKYIYVAASLLRNMCLYAQHELTESDQKELSHTLREVLERIMDTEGAELEILIGLSSQICKLIPEEFSQELEHGQIKRRFIKRLVDTLNANMNPSSHCPGIRRVVLEQSIHMMEYNSRYANYFNEYQMMDALSFVELTPSRAENYMVFLGDAGFMECNTPLSALVDRAKELMGRQWLQGISSAN